The Chryseobacterium phocaeense genome includes the window TTTCAAGAATTGGATCTGTTAAACAAAAATGTCCTGCACCATGGCAGGACATTCTTTATATTGTGTACTCTTAATTAGTGTTCAGTCTTCGGAGCTTTCTCAGCTTCAGCAGGTTTTACTGCTGCTGTACTGTCTGTTTTAGGAGCTGCAGTTTCGTGCTTTTCAGCTGGGGCTGCCTCATGGTGACCCGCTGCAGCCTCGTGACCGTGTGCTTCGCCTCCACCCTGAGCATCATCAGAATATCTCTCTACTCCTTCTTCCAGTTTCAGCGTATTCTTGTTTCCTCCTGCCTGGATTTTTTTACAGCTTACGGCTACCGTTGCAACAGCTAAACATATAATTAGTTTTTTCATATGTAAAATTTATTTTTTAAGGTCTGTGGAATCGCAATTTTTAGCCGGTTATCTTTATTTTAACAGCAAGCGATTTCCAGCTTGAATTTTTAATTGCCCAAAATTAAGAAATCCTGCTTTTTGGGGCAACATTTTTATACTGATTTTAAAATAATTTTACCTTTTTTGGATTGTGTAAAAATAAGGTAGTCTTTTCCGCCGTCTTTTATCCCATATTTCTTTTTGATTTCTTCCGGTTTCAGAGGATAATTTTTTGAAATGATATTGAAAGAGTCTTTCTTTTTAATCTGCTTAGATTCAATAATTTCCATCTCAAAAACTCTCCCGGGAAAATCATCAACCTTTTGATCTGAAGTATAGATATGGGTATTGGGATGCAGCTTTTTAAGTCCGAATCTTTCAGAGATCAGATTAAAAACACCTGCTTTTAAAATACTGTTGTTCGGGATGTATATGAATTTTTCCGGCTCGGAATAAGCTGCCTGGCTTTTTTCTTCTTCTCCAAACCTGAATAAAAATGCAGATTCTTCACTTTCGAGATTCACACAGTTCACCATAATTTCATCCTTTTCCTCACTGGACAGGAAAATAACAGCCTCCTTTACATCATTTCTTACTGCGATAATTTCTATCCTGAAAATTTCCGGCAGCACAGAGACCAGATATTTTATATCGATCAAGGGAGAAAGCTTGACCACCACCTGATCTCCTCTTGACAGAAGCTTTTCTTTGATCTGAAGAATGTCGGGTGAAAGATCTTCCAGAAGAAAAACTTTATTTTTGTTCTGGTCTCTTCTTGCCGGATCCAGATAAATAATGTCAAAATGCTCCTGACTGTCATTCAGAAAATCTTCCAGGTTTTGATTTATAAAAGTTGCATCCCGCTCTAATACAGCCCAGTTATGCTTTACAATATCCAACAATTGCGGATTCTGTTCCACCAAAGTAACTTCATTAAAATTTTGGGAAAGGTAATAGGCATCAATTCCGAAACCACTGGTAAGATCAATGAATTTCTCACCTTTGAACATCTGCGATTTATAAAGAGCTGTTTTCTCTGAGGATGCCTGTTCCAGATTCAGCTGGGGCGGAAAAATAATTCCTTCCTTTAAAAGAAAGGGAAATTTTTTCTGCGCGGTCTGCTTTCCTTTGATCTGCTGGACGATTTCCTGCATGGAAACTTCGGGAAATGTTGATTTTTTCAGGAGAAGGGTATGCAGATCTGTGTTTAGATTGGCATGGATGTAGTCCTGGATTTCTTTGCTGATTAAGTTATTTCCCACAGATTTTTTGAATTTTCATAATATTGTAAAACGCCCGCATATCAATAGAAATACTTTGACTCCGTTCAGTATGGCATTTGGAATTTTAAAAACTTAACCTGGCTTACTGAAGAATCAAAGTGCCTTCTTATCTTTTATAAAAAATATAGTCCGTCAATATCGGCTTGATACCGTTCTGTTTAAGAAGCGTATTGATCTGACCACGGTGATAGGTGGAATGGTTAACGGCATGGAACAGCATTTCAAAAATACTGTTTTCAAACCTGTCTCCCCTTGAATTACGGTATCCAATTCTTGTATCCAGATCCTGGCTTTGAACTATTTCAGTGCTTTTCAGAAAGTTCTGGTGGTTGATGTTTTCAAGCGCTTCGAAAGGATTGATCTGCCATACTTCAAAGGTCTCTTCTCCTGATATTCTTGCATTCCAGATTTGCTGGGCATTGAGTGTATGATTGATCAGACTGATTGTTTTTTCATCAACTTTTGATATATTTTCTGAAATCTTTTTGATCATTTCTCTGTTGAAATGATAGGTGTATTCAAATAGGTCGATCAGTTTTTCTATCATTTCAGATTATTTTTTGAGTTAACCACAGATGGCACAGATTTATACGGATGCTTGTGCATATTTTTTGTTATAAAAAAATGAAATTATTCAAACATTTCAGCCCATCGTACGGGTTTTATTTCTTTTTCGTTGTAGAGATCCTCAATTGATCTTTTAACCTCTAATTTGGGGTATAAATTTACTCCTATCAGCTTTATTTTTCCTTCTTCCACCCATTTTTGCTCCTGAACAGCCTGATCATAGATTTTTTTCTGGATCGTTCCCTGCTTTAAAAGCTCAAGATATCCACCGCCCTCTTCAATCTCAACAAAGAGCGTCCAGGATTTTTCTGCGATCTGACGGGTAATGTCTTCAATATAATAACTTCCGTTGGACGCATCCTCAAATACATTAATGATACTTTCGTATGCCATCACGATTTGTTGTTTAAAGGAAATTTCTTCGGAATTGTCCGTGCTTCTGTCAACCAGGTAATTGTTGCTGAAAACGGCATCTGCTCCGGCAATCATCGCAGAAGCGAGCTCTAATGTAGAACGGATCAGGTTATTTTCGGTGTCTGCAATAGCTTTGTTCCTTAATGATGTTTCCGCAAAAATGTATGGGGTTTCATTGCAGCCATATTCTTTGGATAACTGGTTAAAAACTATTTTAAATGCTCTCAGCTTTGCCATCTCAAAGAAATAATTCCCTCCGACTGCAATCCTGAAAATCAGTTTATTTAAAATATCAGGTCCGTAAACTTCTGCAAGTTCTTTGGTTTTTGCCAGTGCAATGGCCAGCTGCTGATAAATGGCGGCCCCGGCATTCTGGTGAAGTGAAATATCTATACAAATATTTCTTTTGAAGTCCTTGGATAAAAGTTCCTTTGCAAGCTGATCATCAATAATGCCTTCATTTTCGTTAAAAACATCAATCAGCGAGAAATATTGGTCCTCTTCCTTAGGACTGATATGCCCGGCAAGGTCTTTATTATTAACAAAAAGAGTCTTCTGCTCCAGCGTTTCTACATTCTGATCCAAAATAAATGCAAATACATCTTCTTCCAGACTTTCATGGTATCTTGCTACCAGATGAGTATTTTCTTCCACTTTTGGCAGGTTGGCCACGGGCTTCTGAATTTCACTGTAAAAAGGTTTTACTTCTATCCCTTCAAGGTTTTCTTTCTTCAGGACAGCGTAAATATCTTCTGTTTTAAGTTGTTTTTTTACTAAGTTTTCCCAGTTTGGAAGTATATCTGTATTGGACATGGACTATTGGTTAATTTGTGAAAGATCAATTGTGAATTTTGCTTCGCAAGTCAATTGGAAATTAATAAAAAATGACCATTGACCATTCACTATTGACATTTTATTTTTTAGCAGCATCAGCGCTGTCTACTACCAGAATGAAGATTTCTTCATTTGGTTTTTTCATAAAATAATTTTCCCTTGCGTATTTTTCTTTTTCCGACTTATTGTTCATCAGCTTCTTATAAAAAGCATCGTTCTTTTCATATTCTTTTTTATAATATTCCAGCTGGTCTTCATATCGGCTGATCTCACCGTTCAGTTCATGAATAACAAGGAAAGAGGTTTTATCAAAGAAAATCATCCATACCAGAAACATACAGATGGTAATGGTATATTTGTTCAGCACATATTTCTGGATCAGTTTGAATGTTTCAGACTTCGGCTGGATGTCTTTAATAAGTTTGTTTTCTTTCATTTTAATGTTTTCTCAACGAATTTTTGATAACAGTAGTTAAAAAATCAATCGCTACGGAATTCTGTCTCATATTCGGAATGATAAGATCTGCTTCATTCTTCGATGGTTCTATAAATTCCTGATGCATTGGTTTCAGTGTGGTCTGGTACCTGTGAAGCACTTCACCAAGGTCTCTTCCTCTTTCCTGTGTATCTCTCCTGATCCTCCTGATCAGCCTTTCATCAGAATCAGCATGAACAAATACTTTCAAATCGAATTCCTTCAGCAGTTCTTTGTTCGTAAGGACCAGAATACCTTCTACTACCAATACATTTTTAGGTTCTACAGTGACATGGTCGCCGGTTCGGGAATGAGTAACAAAGCTGTAAACGGGCTGTTCAATGGGCTCGTTATTTTTTAAAGCTTTCACATGTTTGATCATCAAATCGAAATCTATGGACTTTGGATGGTCATAGTTCAGAGCTTCTCTCTCGGTAAGAGTCAGATTCTGATTATCATGATAATAATTATCCTGAGAAAGGATATTCATTCCTTCAATATCAAGCTGCTGCAGTATCTTGTCAACAACTGTAGTTTTGCCGGATCCTGTTCCTCCGGCAATTCCTATTACAAGCATTCCTTTTTTGTTTCTTTATAGTTGGTACAAATATACTATTTTAGATGAATGCAAGTAAAACAATCCCTGCAGATTTTGGTTTTAACAAAAAATCCGGTGACTAAGCACCGGATTTAAAAGGTTTTCAAAACTTTTATTTCTTGATGAATTTTGAAGATAAATCAATTCCTTTTACGGTCAGGATATAATTTCCGGACGGAAGGTTCGAAATATCTATTTTATTTTTACCGTTTCCGATCGTCGTTTCCATTATTTTTCTACCTTCCATGTTATGGATTTCGGCTTTTTCTTCCTTATCTCCTTTTAATACAACAAAGATTGCGTCAGTAGCAGGGTTCGGATATACGGAAGCCTGGTTTTCTTTCTTCACTTCTTTTGTGCTCAGGGCGCAGTTGTATTCCGGAAGTACATATCCGGCAGCGGTAAACTCCTCTGTCATCGCCGTAATATCATTACAATTGAATCCAAACTGTCCTAACATATCAATTCCAGCCTGTCTTACGGCAATAGCGGCATTCTGCTGGTTTGTGCTGGAGGTTGTTAAATCCAGTCCTTCCAAAAAGGCTCTGTCTGTTTTCTCTTTTCCTATTCTGTTCCAGATTCTCATCAGTGCAGAAGCCCAGATTTGTCCTTTTGTATGGATTGCTCCCGTTCCTGGATACGTAACAGTATAGTTGGTGATTCTGCCTGCCCAATATTGGTTGTGCCCGTCCCAGTTAAACATCCAGTTATACTCAGGAGCTGAAGAAGCCCATTGATTTAAGCTTCTGCTGTAGGACTGCGCCCAATAATCACCACATCCTTCACTTAATCCATCTGAATTGGAAACTCCTCCGGAAAGCCAGTGATGAATTCCGTGTCCCAGTTCATGTATAATAACATCTGCATCTTCAGCGTCATCTACGCCTCCCTGGCCAAACTGCAGCACTCCGGAAGTACTATAACTGGAATTATCGGCTCCATTTAAAGCGTGAGGATCGTAAAGAACAGCCCCTCCATTCGTTGTCGGCCTGCAGGTTATTCCCAATGTTTCATTGATGTATCTCAAACTTTTATCTACATGCCAGAATACATTTACCGCCTCAAAGCCCAATTCACTTCTATTGAATAAAAACTGGTTGGTAGCCTGAGTGAATAATCCTGAATTAGGATTACTTACATTGGCAATTTCTACGTAAGCATTTTTTAATTTATAAACATTATTGGCAAACTCTATATCAGATAAAGTCACTAAAGTTCTGGCATTATCAAGGCTGGCATTGGTTGCGTCATTATTATCTACAAAATTACCTGTATAGGCAGATCCTGTTTTCGACAACGGATCCGGATCAAAAACATAGCCGGAGCCGGAAGCTTTAAAACTGTTTTTTTTCTGTGTTTTAGGTGCTTTATTTTTTTTGTGGTCATCAGAGTCGCCTTCATGTCCGCGGTGGTATACGGCAATATCCTTTACGCTTACTACAGTACCTGTCTTTGCATCAATAATCGTTTCCCAGCTGCCAGGATTGTCATAAGGATTAATTACAGCTCTATACACCAGCTTGGTATCACCTTCATCCGTTATATAAACAAACAGTTTATTTTCCTGATAAGTAATCGCTCCTTCTCCCTTACTGGCCACGATAGCCTTTTTGAACGCATCAGCAGCAGATATAGAAGGAACAGTATCCACTTCCTTCAGGTTTTTTTTCAGACTTTCCGTCGCCGTATAGCTTAATTTGCCTTCCTTATTGAAGTGAACTAAAATTTCAGACTGAAAAACAGGAACATCTTTGATCATCTGCTGAAAACGCAGTGTTTCGCCTGTATTTCCTTTACGTACTGAGCTAAGTTTAAGTGTACTGAATCCCGGAATTCCTAAAGTTCTTGTGTTTTCTTTTATCCAGCTTCTGGCCGGGGTTTCAAAAGATGATGTCTGGGCATTTAATGCGGAAAAGCATAATATACCGCAAAGAAGCATCGAAGTAATTTTTTGTTTCATTGATTTATATTTTATAGTGCGTTGTATTTGCTAATATAAATAAATTTAAACATATTTATCACCAAAAAGCGAGTAATTTGCAACAAAAGTTACATTTTCAACAAAAACTCCACCCAAAGGTGGAGTTTCACTTATACGATTTCGCTTGTTAATTCTCTTGAAAGCAGTTTTTCATGCATAGGCTTCAGCAAATCCAGAGCGCCTGTTTTTACCGTGCATTTGCCTTTATAATGGACCAGCATGGTGCATTGTTCTGCCTGTTCCAGTGTATGTTTGCAGATTTCGATCAGACAATCGATCACATAATCAAACGTGTGAACATCATCGTTATGAAGAACAAGCTTATAGACTTCATCTGTGTCATCCAAAACCAATACTTCCTCTTCATACTGCCGTTTCGGATCTTCGTAATCTTTTATGCTGTTATAAAAAAACATCTTTTTATCCATTAAACTTCCCCAATTTTATCAGCCAGATCATTCAGAACATTCGGGCCTTCATAAACCAATTCTACAAGCTCTACGCTTTTATTGTTCATTTTCAGAATCTTGAAATGGTAATTTTCCAGATCAAATTCATCATTTTCTTCCGGAATATCTTCCAGGGCATGCAGAATAAATCCAGCCAGTGAATTGTATTCACTTTCTTCTGAAAGCGGCAGTCTTTTAGGCAGATATTCATTGATCTCATCCAATGGCTGCGTAGCCTGAACCCAATAAATATTATCGCCTATCTTATCTACCAGCTTGTCTTCGTCATCTTCTTCATCCTGTATTTCCCCTACCAATTCCTCAAGGATATCTTCAAGGGTAATAATACCTTCAGTTCCTCCAAATTCATCAATAACGATGGCAAGGTGCTGTTTTTTCTGCTGGAATATCTTCAGAAGGTCTGAGATTTTTTTACTCCCCACCACGAAAAAAGCATCACGCATCAGATCTTTCAGATCTTCATGGGTAAGGTCACCTTTTCTTTTAACGAATTCCCTTATAATTTCCTTGGTATAGAACACCCCGATTACGTTATCTATGGAATCAAGATATACCGGGATACGGGAGTAACCGCTGTCCATGATCTTGTTGATAATTTCATTGATCTCTTCCTCAAAATCAATTGAGGTGATATTCTGTCTCGGAACCATGATCTGTTTGGCAGAATGATCTGTAAAATCAAATGCATTCTTGATAATCTCATAATTCTCTTCTTCAATCTCTCCGCTATCGGCACTCTGTTTTACCAGGAGCTGAAGTTCTTCAGTAGAGTGAATTTCCTGCTCTGAAGCCGGATGTATTTTTACCAATCTTAAGAATGTATTCGACATCAGGTTCATCAACCAGATGAACGGCTTGAAAACCGTGTAAAAAACTCTTAATGGAACTGCCGTAGCCATTGTAGTCGCTTCTGATTTTCTGATCGCTATAGATTTTGGGATAAGCTCTCCAAATACAATGTGCATTACGGTAATCAGTACAAAGCTTGTCGCCACTGAAATAGTAGTAATGGTTGCCTGGGTGAAATCTACATTCAAAGAATGGAAAATACCTTCAACAACGTGGTGCAAAGCACTTTCACCTACCCAACCCAATGCAAGGGATGCCAATGTAATACCAAGCTGTGTTGCAGATAGATACTCATCAAGATGTTTGATAATGTGTTCCGCCTGCTTGGCCATGGAGTTACCCTCTGCAGCTTTCAGCTGGATTTGTGAGTAACGAACTTTAACAATTGAAAATTCTGCGGCTACGAAAAAGCCATTTAATAAAACAAGAAATAAGGCTAGCAAAAGCCTGACTATGTCCGAGTCCATTTAGAAATTATATAATTTTAGCTACAAAGATAGATAAAATAAAAATAACCTGAGTTGGGGTTAAGACATTTTGGGAATGCAATTTTTCAGCAGGAAGATGGGATGGTTGAAGATAGAAGTTTTTAGAGGGCGAAAAATAGGCTCAAAATATTTTTTGAGTCGGAATACGGATTTAATAAGATATTCGTTTCTACGGGGCAAAGAAGAATTGAAATTTTCATTGATTGACTTCTGAAACCTTAACTGCTTAATAATTTTAAACCTTATCCTGTCTCCAATCTAAACAAAAAAGCACCGACCATGTCGATGCTTAGTATGATATTAAAATAATTCCTTATGAATTTTTCAAAGCTTCTGCTCCGGAAACGATCTCCAGGATCTCGTTTGTAATAGCAGCCTGTCTTGCTTTGTTGTAGAAGATCACCAGGTCATTTTTAAGAGCCTGTGCGTTGTCTGTTGCTTTGTGCATTGCAGTCATTCTCGCTCCGTGCTCAGATGCCACTGAATCCAGGATGGCTTTGAAAACCTGAGTTTTGATCGATTTAGGAATCAGATTATCTAAGATTTCAGCTCTGTTCGGTTCGAAAATATAATCTGTTTCAACCTGAGGCTCCGTAGTTTCCGGCATTGAAATCGGAAGAAGCTGCTCTGTGGTTACTTCCTGTGTAGCTGCATTAACGAATTTATTATAAATCAAATATACTTCGTCAAATTTACCTTCTCTGAAACTTGTCATCACCCCTTCACTCACGTGAGCTACAGTATCGAAGTTCAGATTATCAAAAACAGAACTTTCATTAGCGTAAACCGCACGTGTTTTTCTTACTGCGTCATAAGCTTTCTTACCAATTGAAAGAACTTCTACCTCATATTGAGAATTGTTCTGAAACTGGGCATTAAGCTCTTTTACAATAGACGAGTTGAAAGCTCCCGCAAGACCTCTGTTTGAAGTAACAGCAATGAAAAGCACTCTTTTTACCTCTCTTTTTTGAGCATAAACAGAAATCTGATCAGGATCAGAGCTGGAATTTACATTCTGGATAAGCTCCTGTAGTTTTTCAGAATAAGGTCTTAGCATTACGATTGCATCCTGTGCTTTTTTAAGTTTCGCAGCGGAAACCATTTTCATAGCACGTGTAATCTGCATCGTAGATGAAATTGAACTAATTCTGCCTCGTATTTCTTTTAAGTTTGCCATTATTGTGGTTCAAGGTTTAAGGTCTAAAGTTTAAGGTTTAAAACATTGAATTCTAAACCTTAAACATTGAATTTTTTAGTTATATTTTGAAGCTAAATCGTTAGCTGCCTGCTTAAGAACGTTGGTAATATCGTTATCGATTTTACCAGCTTTAATAGCCGCCATTGTATCAGGGTGCTTAGATCTTAGGAACTCGATGTATTCTATCTGGAATTCTTTTACTTTTCTGATCGGAACGTTTCTTAAAAGGTTCTCTGTTCCTGCGTAGATCATCGCTACCTGGCTGTCTACCGGAAGTGGAGAGTTTACCGGCTGCTTAAGGATCTCAACGTTTCTTTCCCCTTTAGAGATAACTGCTAAAGTAGAAGCATCAAGGTCAGAACCGAATTTAGCAAACGCTTCCAATTCTTTATATTGTGCCTGGTCTAATTTAAGAGTACCAGATACTTTTTTCATTGATTTGATCTGAGCGTTACCTCCTACCCTTGATACAGAGATCCCTACGTTGATCGCAGGACGAACCCCTGAGTTGAACAGGTCAGACTCCAGGAAGATCTGTCCGTCTGTGATGGAGATTACGTTGGTTGGAATATACGCAGAAACGTCACCAGCCTGAGTTTCGATAATCGGAAGGGCAGTTAATGAACCTCCTCCTTTTACGATTGGCTTTAGAGAGTCTGGTAAGTCGTTCATCTGGCTCGCAATCTGGTCGTCAGCAATTACTTTTGCTGCTCTTTCCAATAATCTTGAGTGAAGGTAGAAAACGTCTCCAGGGTAAGCTTCACGGCCCGGTGGTCTTCTCAATAGAAGAGAAAGCTCACGGTAAGCCACCGCCTGTTTTGATAAATCATCATAAACGATCAATGCAGGTCTGCCGGTGTCTCTGAAGAACTCCCCGATAGATGCTCCAGCCATTGCAGAATATACCTGCATAGGAACCGGATCTGATGCGTTAGCCGCAACGATTACAGTGTACGCTAAAGCTCCTTTATCAGAAAGGGTTTTAACGATTTGTGCTACGGTAGAAGCTTTCTGACCGATCGCAACATATATACAATATACAGGCTTACCTGCATCAAAGAATTCTTTCTGGTTGATGATCGTATCAATTGCAACAGTAGTTTTACCTGTCTGTCTGTCACCAATGATAAGCTCTCTTTGCCCTCTTCCTACCGGGATCATAGAGTCAATCGCTACGATACCTGTTTGTAAAGGCTCAGTTACCGGCTGTCTGAAGATAACTCCAGGAGCCTTTCTTTCCAATGGCATTTCGTATAAATCCCCAGTAATAGGACCTTTACCATCGATAGGGTTACCAAGAGTATCTACTACTCTTCCCAACATCCCTTCTCCTACTTTGATAGAAGAGATTCTGTTTGTTCTTCTTACTGTGTCTCCTTCTTTTACTAATTTACTTTCCCCAAGTAGCGCAACACCTACGTTGTCTTCTTCAAGGTTTAGTACAATACCTTCTACATCACTAGAAAATTTCACCAACTCTCCGTATTGTACGTTTTCTAACCCGTATACACGAGCAATACCATCACCGATGGTTAAAACTGTACCTACTTCCTCAACGTTGGATTGAGTGTCGAAGTTGGCCAATTGCTGTTTTAAGATCGCAGATACTTCTGCCGGATTTATTTCTGCCATTGTATGGTTGTTTTTTCTTTAATTTAACTGAAAATCTTTTTTAACTTGGTTCAATTTGGTCTTTACAGACGCATCTACCTGCTGATCACCTACTCTTAAAATGTAACCTCCTAAAATTTCAGGCTTCACATTTAAGTTCAGGTCAAAGTTTGAACCTTCTTTTACAAGATTGGTAGATCTTAAGATCTGATCAAGGTTCTCTTTGGAAAGCTGAGTCGCTGTGGTAAGAGTAATTCTCTGTACCCCGTTGATGTCCTCTACTTTATTGATAAACTCCTGAGCGATATTTTTCAACTGGCTTTCACGGCCGTGTTTGATCACTAATCTGATCAGGTTCTGTGAAGAAACCGAAAAACCTTTAAAAATTTCGTTTGCTGCCTCTATTTTCTTTTTGGAATCAATGTAAGGCGTAAGGAAAAATTTGTTCAAATCCTTAGATTCAGACATGATCTTCACTACATCTTTCATTTCAGAAAATACAGCAGCGGTCTGACCTGATTCATTGGTGAAATCAATCAGTCCCTGTGCGTATCTTTTAGCTACTTTAGATGTAAGCATTCTTAGTTAAGGTTTGATTTGTTTAAATAATTTTGAACTAATTCGTTTTGAGCTTCGCTGTTGTCCAGCTTTTGCTTAAGGATAGATTCAGCGATGTTTACAGATAAAGCACCGATTTGAGTTTTGATATCTGCCATAGCAGCATTTTTCTCAGTCTGGATAGTCTGCTTAGCTGCTTCGATCAGTTTATCTCCTTCAGTTTTTGCAGCATCTTTAGCCTCACCTACGATTCTATCTTTAATTTCTCTGGCTTCTTTAAGGATCGCATCTCTTTCGATCTTAGCTTCACGAATAATTCTTTCGTTATCCTCTTTTAAAGTCTCCATCTCTTTTCTTGCCAATTTAGCTTGATTAAGAGCATCAACAATAGAAGTTTCTCTGTCATTGATAGATTTTAAAATAGGTTTCCAAGCAAATTTGCCTAACAAAAATAATAATGCTAGAAAAATAACAGACTGGATAATAAATAATCCTGATGAAAACTGGTGAATTAATTCCATTATATAAATGTATAAATAATTATTACTTTTTTTCTTAAATAACCATTACCTGTAACCAACCGTTACGGGTAATGGTTTGATTTTAATTAGTTTACTGCGAATAGAGCAGCAAACGCAACACCTTCAACAAGTGCAGCAGCGATAAGCATAGCTGTTTGGATTTTTCCAGATTGCTCAGGTTGTCTAGCGATAGCTTCAAGAGCAGCAGCTCCGATTTTACCAAGACCGATACCTACACCTAGTACTACGATACCAGCACCTACAATTTTAGGGATTTCCATAATATATAATTTTAAAAAATTTGTTTTACTTTAATTTATAATTCCAATTAGTGAGCTG containing:
- a CDS encoding class I SAM-dependent methyltransferase; translation: MGNNLISKEIQDYIHANLNTDLHTLLLKKSTFPEVSMQEIVQQIKGKQTAQKKFPFLLKEGIIFPPQLNLEQASSEKTALYKSQMFKGEKFIDLTSGFGIDAYYLSQNFNEVTLVEQNPQLLDIVKHNWAVLERDATFINQNLEDFLNDSQEHFDIIYLDPARRDQNKNKVFLLEDLSPDILQIKEKLLSRGDQVVVKLSPLIDIKYLVSVLPEIFRIEIIAVRNDVKEAVIFLSSEEKDEIMVNCVNLESEESAFLFRFGEEEKSQAAYSEPEKFIYIPNNSILKAGVFNLISERFGLKKLHPNTHIYTSDQKVDDFPGRVFEMEIIESKQIKKKDSFNIISKNYPLKPEEIKKKYGIKDGGKDYLIFTQSKKGKIILKSV
- a CDS encoding DinB family protein codes for the protein MIEKLIDLFEYTYHFNREMIKKISENISKVDEKTISLINHTLNAQQIWNARISGEETFEVWQINPFEALENINHQNFLKSTEIVQSQDLDTRIGYRNSRGDRFENSIFEMLFHAVNHSTYHRGQINTLLKQNGIKPILTDYIFYKR
- a CDS encoding methylmalonyl-CoA mutase family protein, whose product is MSNTDILPNWENLVKKQLKTEDIYAVLKKENLEGIEVKPFYSEIQKPVANLPKVEENTHLVARYHESLEEDVFAFILDQNVETLEQKTLFVNNKDLAGHISPKEEDQYFSLIDVFNENEGIIDDQLAKELLSKDFKRNICIDISLHQNAGAAIYQQLAIALAKTKELAEVYGPDILNKLIFRIAVGGNYFFEMAKLRAFKIVFNQLSKEYGCNETPYIFAETSLRNKAIADTENNLIRSTLELASAMIAGADAVFSNNYLVDRSTDNSEEISFKQQIVMAYESIINVFEDASNGSYYIEDITRQIAEKSWTLFVEIEEGGGYLELLKQGTIQKKIYDQAVQEQKWVEEGKIKLIGVNLYPKLEVKRSIEDLYNEKEIKPVRWAEMFE
- a CDS encoding FtsB family cell division protein, translated to MKENKLIKDIQPKSETFKLIQKYVLNKYTITICMFLVWMIFFDKTSFLVIHELNGEISRYEDQLEYYKKEYEKNDAFYKKLMNNKSEKEKYARENYFMKKPNEEIFILVVDSADAAKK
- the udk gene encoding uridine kinase; amino-acid sequence: MLVIGIAGGTGSGKTTVVDKILQQLDIEGMNILSQDNYYHDNQNLTLTEREALNYDHPKSIDFDLMIKHVKALKNNEPIEQPVYSFVTHSRTGDHVTVEPKNVLVVEGILVLTNKELLKEFDLKVFVHADSDERLIRRIRRDTQERGRDLGEVLHRYQTTLKPMHQEFIEPSKNEADLIIPNMRQNSVAIDFLTTVIKNSLRKH
- a CDS encoding T9SS type A sorting domain-containing protein, with the translated sequence MKQKITSMLLCGILCFSALNAQTSSFETPARSWIKENTRTLGIPGFSTLKLSSVRKGNTGETLRFQQMIKDVPVFQSEILVHFNKEGKLSYTATESLKKNLKEVDTVPSISAADAFKKAIVASKGEGAITYQENKLFVYITDEGDTKLVYRAVINPYDNPGSWETIIDAKTGTVVSVKDIAVYHRGHEGDSDDHKKNKAPKTQKKNSFKASGSGYVFDPDPLSKTGSAYTGNFVDNNDATNASLDNARTLVTLSDIEFANNVYKLKNAYVEIANVSNPNSGLFTQATNQFLFNRSELGFEAVNVFWHVDKSLRYINETLGITCRPTTNGGAVLYDPHALNGADNSSYSTSGVLQFGQGGVDDAEDADVIIHELGHGIHHWLSGGVSNSDGLSEGCGDYWAQSYSRSLNQWASSAPEYNWMFNWDGHNQYWAGRITNYTVTYPGTGAIHTKGQIWASALMRIWNRIGKEKTDRAFLEGLDLTTSSTNQQNAAIAVRQAGIDMLGQFGFNCNDITAMTEEFTAAGYVLPEYNCALSTKEVKKENQASVYPNPATDAIFVVLKGDKEEKAEIHNMEGRKIMETTIGNGKNKIDISNLPSGNYILTVKGIDLSSKFIKK
- a CDS encoding ATP-dependent Clp protease adaptor ClpS; this translates as MFFYNSIKDYEDPKRQYEEEVLVLDDTDEVYKLVLHNDDVHTFDYVIDCLIEICKHTLEQAEQCTMLVHYKGKCTVKTGALDLLKPMHEKLLSRELTSEIV
- a CDS encoding hemolysin family protein, producing MDSDIVRLLLALFLVLLNGFFVAAEFSIVKVRYSQIQLKAAEGNSMAKQAEHIIKHLDEYLSATQLGITLASLALGWVGESALHHVVEGIFHSLNVDFTQATITTISVATSFVLITVMHIVFGELIPKSIAIRKSEATTMATAVPLRVFYTVFKPFIWLMNLMSNTFLRLVKIHPASEQEIHSTEELQLLVKQSADSGEIEEENYEIIKNAFDFTDHSAKQIMVPRQNITSIDFEEEINEIINKIMDSGYSRIPVYLDSIDNVIGVFYTKEIIREFVKRKGDLTHEDLKDLMRDAFFVVGSKKISDLLKIFQQKKQHLAIVIDEFGGTEGIITLEDILEELVGEIQDEEDDEDKLVDKIGDNIYWVQATQPLDEINEYLPKRLPLSEESEYNSLAGFILHALEDIPEENDEFDLENYHFKILKMNNKSVELVELVYEGPNVLNDLADKIGEV
- the atpG gene encoding ATP synthase F1 subunit gamma; the encoded protein is MANLKEIRGRISSISSTMQITRAMKMVSAAKLKKAQDAIVMLRPYSEKLQELIQNVNSSSDPDQISVYAQKREVKRVLFIAVTSNRGLAGAFNSSIVKELNAQFQNNSQYEVEVLSIGKKAYDAVRKTRAVYANESSVFDNLNFDTVAHVSEGVMTSFREGKFDEVYLIYNKFVNAATQEVTTEQLLPISMPETTEPQVETDYIFEPNRAEILDNLIPKSIKTQVFKAILDSVASEHGARMTAMHKATDNAQALKNDLVIFYNKARQAAITNEILEIVSGAEALKNS